In Cryptomeria japonica chromosome 10, Sugi_1.0, whole genome shotgun sequence, a genomic segment contains:
- the LOC131859061 gene encoding uncharacterized protein LOC131859061, with the protein MNISSLEEASKHSTLRPLPEGLASMEYAEEHVYFMAPQRPFLLRAMQPGFPNEYFPSQSQTFPNSNTWYGGWQQPSSYPQWSQNYQLGTQLWQQAWRPHAPPPTSYPQPYTQPYPPQTQFPPPPLINPYQQPQQFLPPIPSSSSNPLPNPPQPPKPTSMPTQPNHNPNNKPSQPMYNNEVVGYPTYPVNTVELEGVQLRSGKALQGPTITEINEEPKVESKKEPPFPDQLLSKPIQKEPTQTEFDLINELRNVNIKIPLLKKKKEDPKTVQVIGQLADLMLDNLTIPKYADPGSPVIQVSIGKITIPNTLVDLGAVINVMTNETKTKLSLEGLRPTPTVLQMADRSLVKPVGVIEDVVLSIDSWNFSTDFMILQPKVKLGGYPLILG; encoded by the exons ATGAATATTTCATCCCTAGAGGAGGCAAGTAAGCATTCTACCTTAAGACCTCTTCCAGAAGGACTAGCTAGTATGGAATATGCTGAGGAACATGTATATTTTATGGCCCCACAACGTCCTTTTCTGCTAAGAGCAATGCAGCCAGGTTTCCCTAATGAGTATTTTCCTAGTCAAAGTCAAACCTTTCCCAATTCAAATACATGGTATGGGGGCTGGCAACAACCTTCATCCTATCCTCAGTGGTCCCAAAATTACCAGTTGGGAACACAACTGTGGCAACAGGCATGGAGGCCGCATGCACCACCACCTACATCATATCCACAACCATACACCCAACCCTATCCACCTCAAACTCAATTTCCACCTCCACCTTTAATAAATCCTTATCAACAACCACAACAATTCCTTCCACCTATTCCATCATCCTCCTCTAATCCACTACCTAACCCACCACAACCACCAAAGCCAACATCAATGCCCACTCAACCAAATCACAATCCTAATAATAAGCCATCCCAACCCATGTATAATAATGAGGTGGTAGGTTATCCCACTTATCCAGTTAATACAGTAGAACTGGAAGGAGTACAATTGAGGTCGGGAAAAGCCCTCCAAGGTCCCACAATCACAGAAATAAATGAAGAACCTAAAGTGGAGTCCAAAAAAGAACCTCCATTTCCTGACCAGTTGCTTTCTAAACCTATACAAAAGGAACCTACGCAAACTGAATTCGATCTCATTAATGAACTCCGCAATGTTAACATTAAGATTCCTTTGTT gaaaaagaagaaagaagatccaAAAACTGTTCAAGTTATTGGGCAATTGGCAGATCTTATGCTTGACAATTTGACAATTCCCAAATATGCAGATCCCGGAAGCCCAGTAATCCAGGTAAGCATTGGTAAGATTACTATTCCTAATACACTTGTGGATTTGGGTGCTGTAATTAATGTAATGACTAATGAGAccaaaacaaaattatctcttgaagGACTTAGGCCCACACCTACAGTTCTCCAGATGGCTGATCGTTCACTGGTCAAGCCTGTAGGGGTTATTGAAGATGTGGTCCTTTCTATTGATTCATGGAATTTTTCAACTGACTTTATGATCTTGCAACCGAAAGTTAAGCTGGGGGGATATCCCTTAATATTAGGATGA